The following are from one region of the Paenibacillus bovis genome:
- a CDS encoding MFS transporter — MQLATIFVGFIVFGISENIKGPAIPRIQFDFNLDEQQLGTLLSLNALGYLIACSFTAILVRLWGIKAVSIIAFGSMVLSGVFIYLSHTYPLFASSYFFMYIGNGMLEIALAILGARIFVKNTGTMMNLSHFFYGLSSTVAPLLATGVMSLSVFGHELDWRGMYLVMLSLCLLPILFALRSHFPGDDLPHEDRISMKTLTRDPALWLMVLILSFGVVSELAVGGWLVNFLEKAYAWDTVKASGLLSGFFLMFSLGRLLLGPLTDRIGFVLSLIVFSAFSAVCTFVAIAGGERVAFLFALSGAGIAMIYPTVMAFIARRYPNGSDTAITFVVTWMGVGSVIGNYVIGWVIDGVKNAYGANTSIGLLRGLQAGYGFIGLCAAVCAISGIVLFGYLKRRQELI; from the coding sequence ATGCAGCTGGCGACTATTTTCGTCGGCTTTATCGTATTCGGGATCTCGGAGAATATCAAAGGCCCGGCAATTCCGCGTATCCAGTTCGATTTTAATCTGGATGAACAGCAGCTGGGCACGCTGCTGTCGCTCAATGCACTCGGTTATCTGATTGCTTGTTCATTTACCGCTATTCTGGTACGTTTGTGGGGCATCAAGGCTGTCAGTATTATCGCTTTTGGCTCGATGGTGTTATCTGGCGTATTTATCTATCTGTCCCATACCTATCCGCTGTTCGCTTCATCGTATTTCTTTATGTATATTGGCAACGGGATGCTGGAGATCGCACTGGCGATTCTCGGCGCACGGATCTTTGTCAAAAATACCGGAACCATGATGAATCTGTCCCATTTCTTCTATGGGCTTAGTTCTACGGTGGCCCCCCTGCTGGCGACCGGCGTGATGTCGCTGTCGGTATTTGGTCATGAGCTGGACTGGCGCGGTATGTATCTGGTGATGCTGTCGCTGTGTCTGCTGCCGATCCTGTTTGCGCTGCGCAGTCATTTTCCCGGTGATGATCTACCGCATGAAGACCGCATTTCCATGAAAACGCTAACCCGCGATCCTGCGCTGTGGCTGATGGTTCTGATTCTGTCCTTTGGCGTAGTATCGGAGCTGGCGGTCGGTGGCTGGCTCGTTAACTTTCTGGAAAAAGCCTATGCCTGGGACACGGTAAAAGCCTCTGGCCTGCTGTCCGGCTTCTTCCTCATGTTCTCGCTGGGAAGGCTGCTGCTGGGCCCACTGACAGATCGTATTGGGTTCGTATTGTCCCTGATTGTGTTCTCTGCTTTCTCGGCAGTGTGTACATTTGTCGCGATTGCCGGCGGAGAACGTGTTGCTTTTCTGTTTGCCCTGTCAGGAGCAGGTATTGCGATGATTTATCCGACAGTTATGGCATTTATTGCGCGACGCTATCCCAATGGCAGTGATACCGCGATTACGTTTGTCGTGACCTGGATGGGCGTCGGCAGCGTAATCGGCAACTATGTCATCGGCTGGGTCATAGATGGAGTTAAAAACGCCTACGGCGCCAACACCTCGATTGGACTGCTGCGGGGGCTGCAGGCTGGATATGGATTTATCGGGCTGTGTGCGGCAGTCTGCGCGATATCCGGGATCGTCTTATTTGGATATTTGAAAAGAAGACAGGAACTGATCTAA
- a CDS encoding ROK family protein produces the protein MRPLYHSTQQVKKINIELVKNTLRTTGTGTKASIASLTRLSIATCGTILNELVQTGEILDLGPDESSGGRPASRYQFNADYASLIGLIIRTERGIHSITHARANLNGEILEQHTREYEVINVQTIEQLLDDLLGRYHNVQAVGIGIPGVAHNGQIGICDVAELAGQPLVHILQQRYEGLQMIIQNDMNLTVYGLYHEQNYEEDSNFAVLTFSENHYAGAGFIIGGRLLSGNSFFSGEVSYLPFGISREEQLRQLGTPQGIHTLVVHTIVSIIAIINPAALVITGGAIAPSMLGQIEQDCRQQIPSEHMPQLLIQQDTRHEYLTGLITMTLESLTYHVQLIERN, from the coding sequence ATGCGACCGTTATACCATAGTACCCAGCAGGTCAAAAAAATCAATATCGAGCTGGTTAAAAATACACTCCGTACAACCGGTACAGGAACCAAAGCGTCTATCGCCAGTCTGACCCGGCTCAGCATAGCTACCTGCGGTACTATCCTCAATGAACTGGTACAGACCGGCGAAATTCTGGATCTGGGGCCCGATGAATCCAGCGGTGGACGACCAGCCAGTCGTTATCAGTTCAATGCCGATTATGCCAGCCTGATTGGTCTTATTATCCGCACAGAGCGCGGTATCCACTCGATCACCCATGCCCGTGCCAATCTGAACGGAGAGATTCTGGAGCAGCATACCCGAGAGTACGAAGTCATTAATGTGCAGACCATCGAACAGCTGCTGGATGATCTGCTCGGTCGGTATCACAATGTACAGGCCGTAGGAATCGGGATTCCCGGTGTTGCCCATAATGGGCAGATTGGCATCTGTGATGTCGCCGAGCTGGCAGGTCAACCACTGGTACATATTCTGCAGCAGCGTTACGAGGGTCTGCAGATGATTATCCAAAATGATATGAATCTGACGGTATATGGACTGTATCATGAACAGAATTATGAAGAAGACAGTAATTTTGCCGTGCTGACCTTTTCCGAGAATCATTATGCCGGGGCAGGTTTCATAATTGGCGGACGCTTGCTTAGCGGCAACAGCTTTTTTAGCGGCGAGGTGTCCTATTTGCCCTTCGGGATCAGCCGGGAAGAACAGCTTCGTCAGTTAGGCACACCCCAAGGGATTCATACACTGGTCGTCCATACGATCGTCTCGATTATTGCGATTATCAACCCGGCTGCTCTCGTTATTACCGGCGGCGCGATTGCTCCTTCCATGCTGGGGCAGATCGAGCAGGACTGCCGGCAGCAGATTCCGTCCGAGCATATGCCGCAGCTGCTCATTCAGCAGGACACCCGGCATGAATATCTGACCGGATTAATCACGATGACACTGGAAAGCCTGACTTACCATGTTCAGCTAATCGAGCGGAATTAG